The proteins below come from a single Miscanthus floridulus cultivar M001 chromosome 1, ASM1932011v1, whole genome shotgun sequence genomic window:
- the LOC136480179 gene encoding scarecrow-like protein 30 encodes MIMDPRPRDNLNFGARLPTPNPPTPHMISFSLQQPQLQFFPSYGFHSHNHNNPPVSSHPSPPSVMPGCTTPSPASTTTTEPDNAEDFSEAVADDAILAYINQFLLEDEDEESYPVTSAPVEDSALLAAIEKPFVDILKSAKPITAQAYEVKSWITDDCDSMGGGRFHDVVTSSLDSTQLPREMVQGDVVGAVHKGQKNPRDDDLEVEGRKSKQSALCDEETVREMFDKVLLCTDKNCAFHSPMPADAQISGGYVKGSGNRRGRRKGRSGAGAEQEPVDLTTLLIHCAQAAAIDDHRNSSELLKQIRKHSSATGDAGQRLAHYFADGLEARLAGTGSSIYRSLAAKRTSTGDMLKAFNLYVKACPFRIISHYVANMTILNATKSVARLHIIEYGIMYGFQWPILMQHLSKRSGGPPILRITGIDFPLSGFRPAERVEATGRRLHEYARMFNVPFEYQAIAAKWDTIQVKDLNIKSDEFIVVNCLYRMRNMMDETATDDSPRTRVLNTIRKLNPNLFVHGIVNGTYNAPFFVTRFKEAMFFFSSIFDMLEANASRMDEHRLLIEREFFGREAVNVIACEGTERIERPETYKQWQMRNLRAGFRQLPLDREIMKRARYKLSKTYPRDFFVDEDNKWMLQGWKGRVIYALSAWSS; translated from the coding sequence ATGATAATGGACCCTCGTCCTCGTGATAATCTCAACTTTGGTGCTCGATTGCCCACCCCAAATCCACCCACACCTCACATGATTAGCTTCTCCCTCCAACAGCCACAGCTTCAGTTCTTCCCTTCATATGGATTCCACAGCCACAACCACAACAACCCTCCTGTCAGCTCACATCCATCTCCACCCTCGGTCATGCCTGGCTGCACCACGCCAAGCCCGGCATCAACAACCACAACCGAGCCAGACAACGCCGAGGATTTCTCCGAGGCTGTTGCTGATGATGCAATCCTTGCTTACATCAACCAGTTCCttcttgaagatgaggatgaggagtcaTATCCTGTTACCAGTGCGCCAGTGGAGGATTCAGCACTCCTCGCCGCTATCGAGAAACCATTCGTCGACATCCTCAAGTCTGCTAAGCCTATCACAGCACAGGCCTATGAAGTAAAATCTTGGATCACTGATGATTGCGATTCCATGGGAGGCGGAAGATTTCATGATGTGGTCACAAGTAGTCTGGACTCTACCCAATTGCCTCGTGAAATGGTTCAGGGAGATGTAGTTGGTGCTGTTCATAAGGGTCAGAAGAACCCACGTGACGATGACTTGGAGGTGGAGGGGAGGAAGAGCAAACAGTCCGCATTGTGTGATGAGGAGACTGTCCGAGAGATGTTTGACAAAGTGCTGTTATGTACCGATAAGAATTGTGCGTTCCACTCACCAATGCCAGCCGATGCACAAATCAGCGGGGGATATGTGAAAGGATCTGGAAATAGAAGAGGGCGAAGGAAGGGAAGATCCGGTGCTggtgcagagcaggagccagtcGATCTCACAACCCTACTTATCCATTGTGCTCAGGCTGCGGCTATTGatgaccacagaaactcaagtgaGTTGCTGAAACAGATTAGGAAGCATTCTTCTGCTACTGGAGATGCTGGCCAGAGATTGGCGCACTACTTTGCTGACGGGCTCGAGGCTCGCCTAGCTGGCACTGGTAGCAGCATCTACCGTTCACTTGCTGCAAAGAGAACTTCTACTGGTGATATGCTGAAAGCGTTCAATTTATATGTTAAAGCATGTCCATTTAGGATAATATCGCACTATGTTGCAAATATGACCATCTTAAATGCTACAAAGAGCGTGGCAAGGTTGCACATTATAGAATACGGGATAATGTATGGTTTCCAGTGGCCAATCCTCATGCAGCACCTCTCAAAGAGATCTGGCGGCCCCCCAATCCTTCGAATCACTGGTATAGACTTTCCCCTGTCAGGATTCCGCCCTGCAGAGCGTGTTGAGGCGACAGGGCGACGATTACATGAGTATGCCCGTATGTTCAATGTTCCATTTGAATATCAAGCCATTGCTGCCAAGTGGGATACTATCCAAGTTAAAGATCTCAATATAAAGAGCGATGAGTTCATTGTCGTTAACTGCCTTTACCGAATGAGGAACATGATGGACGAGACGGCGACAGATGACAGCCCGAGAACAAGGGTTTTGAACACAATCAGAAAGTTGAATCCCAATTTGTTCGTTCATGGGATTGTCAACGGTACTTACAATGCACCCTTCTTTGTGACACGGTTTAAGGAGGCTATGTTTTTTTTCTCTTCAATCTTTGATATGCTTGAAGCAAATGCCTCACGGATGGATGAACATAGGCTGCTGATAGAAAGAGAATTCTTTGGACGGGAAGCTGTTAATGTGATTGCTTGTGAGGGTACAGAGAGGATTGAAAGGCCAGAGACCTACAAACAATGGCAGATGAGAAATCTCAGGGCAGGCTTCCGGCAGCTACCTCTGGACAGAGAGATAATGAAGAGAGCAAGGTACAAGCTTAGCAAGACCTATCCGAGGGATTTCTTCGTGGACGAAGATAACAAGTGGATGCTACAAGGTTGGAAGGGTCGTGTCATATATGCTCTTTCAGCATGGAGTAGCTAG